In a single window of the Tautonia plasticadhaerens genome:
- a CDS encoding acyltransferase family protein — protein MTDPKAEAAPMTPPPTGRILSIDALRGLDMLMIVGVDRLVRAWAEWSGSPRSAAIAGQFEHAEWEGFRFYDLIFPLFLFLVGAVLPFSIGKLEGQGRGAAYRRVARRVVLLFALGLLCNNVLQFDWDDLRVAGVLQRIAVCYGFAAVIVLNTSARGQLIVTSAILLGYWALLLGVAPPGGEAGDFSRQGNLAGWVDRHFLPGKILEPYYGYGDNEGLLSTIPAVATTLLGALAGAWLRSARGPWEKAAGLAASGVAALALGSAWGIWFPIIKNLWTSSFVLVAGGWSLLLLALFYAVIDAAGWRRWAFPLVVVGVNAITIYVVPRFLDFDRLSRFFFGGVSALADRRIAGDFTPVAAAIGVLVAEWLFLYYLYRRRIFLRV, from the coding sequence ATGACGGACCCGAAGGCCGAGGCCGCCCCCATGACGCCCCCCCCGACGGGCCGGATCCTCTCGATCGACGCCCTCCGGGGGCTCGACATGCTCATGATCGTCGGCGTCGACCGCCTGGTGAGGGCCTGGGCCGAATGGTCGGGCTCCCCCCGGTCGGCGGCGATCGCCGGGCAGTTCGAGCACGCCGAGTGGGAGGGGTTCCGGTTCTACGACCTGATCTTCCCGCTCTTCCTCTTCCTCGTCGGCGCCGTGCTGCCGTTCTCGATCGGGAAGCTCGAAGGGCAGGGCAGGGGGGCCGCCTACCGGAGGGTCGCCCGCCGGGTCGTGCTCCTGTTCGCCCTGGGCTTGCTCTGCAACAACGTCCTGCAGTTCGACTGGGACGACCTGCGGGTCGCCGGCGTCCTGCAGCGGATCGCCGTCTGCTACGGGTTCGCGGCGGTGATCGTCCTGAACACCTCGGCCAGGGGGCAGCTGATCGTGACCTCGGCGATCCTGCTCGGCTACTGGGCCCTGCTGCTCGGGGTGGCCCCGCCGGGGGGGGAGGCGGGCGACTTCTCCCGGCAGGGGAACCTCGCCGGCTGGGTCGACCGCCACTTCCTGCCCGGCAAGATCCTGGAGCCCTACTACGGATACGGCGACAACGAGGGGCTGCTCTCGACGATCCCGGCCGTCGCCACGACCCTGCTCGGCGCCCTGGCCGGGGCCTGGCTGCGATCGGCCCGGGGCCCCTGGGAGAAGGCGGCGGGGCTGGCGGCCTCGGGGGTGGCGGCGCTGGCCCTCGGCTCGGCCTGGGGGATCTGGTTCCCGATCATCAAGAATCTGTGGACGAGTTCCTTCGTCCTCGTCGCCGGGGGCTGGAGCTTGCTGCTGCTGGCCCTCTTCTACGCGGTGATCGACGCGGCCGGCTGGCGGCGGTGGGCCTTCCCGCTGGTGGTCGTCGGCGTCAACGCGATCACCATCTACGTCGTCCCCAGGTTCCTCGACTTCGACCGGCTCTCCCGGTTCTTCTTCGGCGGCGTCTCCGCGCTCGCCGACCGCCGGATCGCGGGGGACTTCACGCCGGTCGCCGCGGCGATCGGCGTGCTGGTCGCCGAGTGGCTCTTCCTCTATTACCTCTACAGGAGGCGCATCTTCCTGCGGGTCTGA
- a CDS encoding ParA family protein has product MRSVAVTNAKGGVGKSTTAINLAASLADLGRRALLVDADPSGNASLGLFPSGMPSEGLADLLLDEREVAEVVLPTVVEGLDLIPPGARLGSCSDQMGGSQGLGQGREFRVRRVLRRLDGYDAVILDTSPVQTPLNVAILYAVGEVVIPIDPCVAALAGVKALEDLIREVGALRQEFTDAGPLEITGVLITRVDRTLVARQIEAEVRAYFGPLAFDRSVPTSVRFREAYARGVPLVRYDPYGAGSRAYQAAAEAFLSRGGEPVDPARPRPAGEDGAPIEDEAPIEEEGGDSVAAA; this is encoded by the coding sequence ATGCGGAGCGTCGCCGTGACCAACGCGAAGGGCGGGGTGGGCAAAAGCACCACCGCCATCAACCTGGCGGCGAGCCTGGCCGACCTCGGGCGGCGGGCCCTCCTGGTCGACGCCGACCCGTCGGGCAACGCCTCGCTCGGCCTCTTCCCGTCGGGGATGCCGTCGGAAGGCCTGGCCGACCTCCTGCTCGACGAGCGGGAGGTCGCCGAGGTGGTCCTGCCGACCGTCGTCGAGGGGCTCGACCTGATCCCCCCCGGGGCCCGGCTCGGATCCTGCTCCGACCAGATGGGGGGCAGCCAGGGGCTCGGGCAGGGCCGGGAGTTCCGGGTCCGCCGGGTGCTCCGGCGGCTCGACGGCTATGACGCGGTGATCCTCGACACCAGCCCGGTGCAGACTCCGCTCAACGTGGCGATCCTCTACGCCGTCGGCGAGGTGGTCATCCCGATCGACCCGTGCGTCGCGGCCCTGGCCGGGGTCAAGGCGCTGGAGGACCTGATCCGGGAGGTCGGCGCCCTCCGGCAGGAGTTCACCGACGCCGGGCCCTTGGAGATCACCGGCGTCCTGATCACCCGGGTCGACCGCACCCTGGTCGCCCGCCAGATCGAGGCCGAGGTCCGGGCCTATTTCGGGCCGTTGGCATTCGACCGGTCGGTGCCGACCTCGGTCCGGTTCCGGGAGGCCTATGCCCGGGGCGTGCCGCTGGTCCGCTACGACCCCTACGGCGCCGGGTCGAGGGCCTATCAGGCCGCGGCCGAGGCGTTCCTGAGCCGGGGGGGAGAGCCGGTCGACCCGGCCCGCCCGCGACCGGCCGGGGAGGACGGGGCACCCATCGAGGACGAGGCACCGATCGAGGAGGAGGGCGGCGACTCCGTCGCCGCCGCGTGA